The genomic DNA GTTTACGTCTTTCAACTGGTGCATACAGGACGTCTCCTACACACAGTCTGTATGTAGAAACCAATGAACCGCCCCTTTCCGACAGAAGAACCATGCTTACATGCTCATACATCCTAAAAATTCGTTCACTTCCGAAACACATCTGCCACCCAATAGTTACAAGGTGCCCATCACGAAGACTATTTACCATCAAACCCCAAGCAATAAGACCACTCCTTCTCCGCTTCGAGGAGAGATGCCAAGAACTAGATATAAGGGACACATTGCCTCAGATAGCCCGAAAACCCGATCCACTCCCACCTTGGTATTGCCAGCCTTCAGTGTGTGACTTCACATTAACacacgttcaaaaaaaaaaacaccacatgaacacataatacaagaatTTTTAGCACTGAACGAAAAATACGTCGAATACACAGAgttttatactgatggctccaAATCGGCATGATACGTTGGCAGTGCCGCGATACAAAACATTTGGGAAAAAACGGTACGCCTACCTCAGTGTGCATCCATTTTTACTGCATAGTGTTACGCAATCTCTCTAGCTATAGAAAAATTATTAAATGAGAACATTGAAAACAGCATAATTTACACATATTCACTAAGCGTACTAACAGCACTTCACCTTAGAAATGCAATCACACCATTAATCGGCGACATCCTACATAACATAAGAAAAACCATTAGAAAAGGACACAACATAAAATTTTTCTGGGTGCCCAGTCACGTCGGAATCAGTGGCTAGCGAAAAAGCAGATGAATGTGCAGCGAAAGTTCGACATAAAAAAATCATCAAAACAAGAATTCCTTACAAAGACTGTATGGAATTAGTGAACCATAAACTGAGAAATAAATGGCAGACTACATGGAATGATGAAGTAACCATTAGGCTACACCTAGTAAAACCTGTAATAAAAGAATGGAAGTCATGCTCACACCAAGAAAGCTTCACCGAAGTAATTTTATGTCGCCTTCGCATAGGACACACGCAACTCACACACAACTTCCTCCTGACAAAACAAGACAAGACTTGCTGTGAAAAATGCGGAAATGAACTTACTGCAAACCACATCTTATTACCATGCGTAAAACCCGAAACACTTAGGAAAAAATACTTCATTTCGTTTTATAATCAACACATTCCCTTTCACCCAGCATTGTTTTTAGGCGAAGATGCACTTGTGGATACCACACATGTTATTAAGTTCTTAAGAGAAGCAGGTATCATTGAAAAACTATAAATGAGCCTATCCCCCAATTTCATCTTGGTATGCGCCTCACCCACCTTCTCATATTTGAGAAGAAGACTGAGGTCTTTAGTTTGTTGGGACCCTCGGAGTCATTGCCCAGACAAGGATCGTCGCTGAGGTGACCCAACTTTTTAAAAACAAATTTGACCTtgcgtttggcgcatgatagcctgagttgcttatgcgccattaaacCAAACACAACACAGCACAGCACAACACTCATTCCTTCTATACGCTGTGTGACTCACGACGCGAATTTATTGAAATATTAGCTTTTGGGGAAGATGGTCCTATTGAATAAACGTACACGAAAAATAAGGGCAAGGCAGCCTGTCACAGTGATGAAGACGAAGTTAATGATGTAATCAAATCCAAGTAATAGTTATGTCAGGCAGATCTCAATGTACCGGCGCGCTTAATTATAGCGAGAAAAGGGATGTCGTTGGATAAAAAATTGCAAACAAGGAATACCACGGAAGCCGTGACCGTATAGACTGCAATGAGGAGCGAGCGAATGCAAGCGCTAATAAAAAGGcaaactttttcttctttttcatcacTAACCGGACGCAAACACAGACACGTGCGACCCTGACCAGTCCGTTGCACCCGTGTGCCGGCAAGTCGTCCACTCGCGCGGTCTGCCCGCGAAACCGCATCTCGAAGCTGCAGAACCGGCCAGTTTCTTCCTTACCGCTGTATACCGATAACTGAACATGCGGGCCGACGaatgcgcgtgcgcgtgcgcgtgcgcgcacacacacgcacacgcacgcacaaacacacacacataacacacacacgcacacacacacacgcacgcacgcacgcacactcgcacacacgcacaaacaaacacacatgcTCGCGCGCGTGCTGGCACGCGCAAAAGCAAAGGAAGAAACCCGATGCGCTCGGTTGCCGCCCGGGCCAGCAAGTGTCCCTGCGATTGCACCTGTCACATGGCGGCCAACGACgcaagctactatttaaagaaCGGGGCGCTTCCGTTGCCGGCAGTCCTGTTGACTATTTCACTTTGTACTACCTGTGGACGCGGGAACGTGTTCTTTCGAAACAGCAAAGCCGAACGATGGGATCCTTCCACCTGATGCTGGCCGCACTGGCCGTCCTGGGTAAGCGCTCTCGGACAGGCGTCCTTAGGTTCGGGAGCCGGAGGTGGCTCGGCGGGGGTCGTTAGGGTGAAAGCGTTTTCGTTATACGGTAGCCATCACCTGACGCTTACACGCGTGACGAGGCATCATCATTAGGTACCATGGGCATTCGAACCGTTGTAGTGCCAGGATTTGGGCTATTCAAATTAGGTATATATACCGTGCATCGTCTCGGGTCGCATATATAGGTATTGTAGAGCAATTCATAAAGAGGCGTCACTGCAGAACGTTTGTATCTGCACGCCTTTTCATTTTTCCACCACATTTCGCAGAAACATGACTGTTTTATACCAGTTCCATATGCCATGTTAACGGGCTAGATGGTGCAGTGCTCATTTATGAAGGTAGCGCGGGCAAGACTGGCTTAAACTTGCAATTGACCTCATTTGTAGAAcgcgttttttaaaattttatttgagTTATTGGCTAGTCAGCGGTGCACTTGCGATCACATGCTTCATGCGTCTACATCCGCAGCTATGTCTTTGTCGGGCGCAGTTTCACATGGCATAATGCAAATTAAAGCTCCTTTTCGCGGGAATTTCACTGCACAAAAAACGCGGAGCCGGTCAAAAGAAATATCCGGTCACTGCCTGCAACGTACGTACACTGTCGAAAGTATATATAGGTTATTTTTTCCTGCACCAAAAGTTTAAAAATTTCCCGTGGCAGTATAGCGCAATTCCTACCCTTGAGATGAATTACTCAATGAGGCGGCCATTGCTTCACCAAGAAATTCAAATGCTTAATTGAATCATTAACATAACTACACTATATTTTTCATTACTTTACGActcatatttcaatctacgaattgtagccagtgagtttgcaagacgtaatcaacttggaacgaattttgaggGCCACACCGGATTCGAGATATGTGCCGTCAAACTTGGGGTAAAAAATCCACTGTTGCTCCACTTCCttttttaagaaaacgctgttCTATGCATTGAATCGCACAAGTAAATGGAACGCCAGTTCATTCCATCGGACACATTAAAATTTTTCTTCGTCCACGTCTGTGTTACCACTTCATAAGCGCTTTACTCCACAGTGCAGCTATGCAAGTACGTGAAGGCTCCCGAATTCTTGAAtcacaatggcacatacccactctgcAGGGAATGAGCCGGGGAGCGTACTTGtcattgactgattgattgaaacCTTTACTAGAAAGGATGCCCCGTGGACTAAGGTTGGGGTAAGGGACAAGGTTAAAGGAAGCATGCCTGCCTTCTTAGCAAAGGACAGCAAAGCGATAATTCCTCCCGCCCCTTTCGGACCGTGGCGCCGCAGTGGCCATCGGTAGTGGGAACGCGTCGACACAGGGGCATATTCTCTGATGACAGAATTCGCGCCGTATTTGCTTGCGCAGTCGTGACATACTGACTGGATATTTAGGCGATGACTTTTGGGGGGGCACGTTGTGCTTCCTGCGTAATTACTCGCGGTGTACGAGCTTGCTCGAAACTGCGCCTAGCACAAGTGTCGAGAAATGCGGGTTCAAAATTAAGTTGTGGTGTTTCGCGTGCCAAAACTGCGATTCGATTATGACGCATTACGATTGATTATGACGATTAGGACTCCAGTTGATTCGAATAcctcggtttctttaacgtgcacccgttGCACGGGAATTTCTTGCATTTGGTTggcatctaaatgcggccgccgtggcaaggGTTGGATTCCTCACCGGTTCGGGCTCCAAATGTCCCGCTAAATGCAGATATTTCTGTTCCAGCGAAGTTATCCGCAGTGTACTTGCACACCTTTTGAAAGCGTTAAATGTCGCAACAATGTACGTATTTCACTGGAGCATCGAAgtgttcttcttcttttattcatGAAGGTAAAGGAGCAGTTCCCGCCTTTCGTTTCACCACATATGCGTACACTTCTCCATACAGCTCCGGCAAGGTCTTTCATGCTAATTAAAACTGCTGCAAGTCGCAGCTTTCGTCAAGAGCTCCTGCTGTCGGCACTGGCTGACTTCAACTGCGCATTTTCGACAGGCCCACTTAAACGCATGGAATATAATTGTAGTAAAACATAAAATCATCTTAGATTACAGCGTCAATTTCGATTTCTACTGTGGCCGTTCCAAGTTTTTATCTAATGTTCATATCTAACGCTGATCATATGACATATGTTAAGCGCTACGTGCGCGGATGCAGAAGACATCCATGCCTCGGAGAATTGTCTAAAATTTGCGGTCAAGCATTTTGCACATGTTCAGGTGCGCTGAAGAAAATCTCCAACATATAACCAGGTCAATGGTACGCCGTAAAGCCACAAAATGTTCAAACGAGTACAAACTCAATAACAGTGTCTTTAGGTGCGTCCCGTGTGATGCAAGAATGAAATGTGAACCCATATTCTGCAATACATTTGAAGTGTCCTAAATCTGTAATGCATGTAACTCTGGCTAGTATTCCATTACTTACGAATACTGCTTTCCAGGCTGCGGCGTGGCTGTGTCGGCGGCTACCTGTCAGTCGGTGCGTATGTTTATCCCTAACCCTTTCTCAATAAGATTCGttcaattattttctttttttttgtgagtgaaaCAATCATTCAAATGTGAATACGTTGCACGGATGCACATAAAAAAAAGGTTACaattcttctgtttttctcgcaTCTGCGGTGTATATccgtaattatgagcatgtaaattataGAAGTAGCAGTTAtgcgcgtagcgaagtacgtttccgctacatttgcCGCATGCTTCCCAGTTTCTCGGATAACTTGTTTTCTTGCCTTCTACTTTTGTAACTTGCCTCTCTCGCATGCCATCTGGATTTATTCGTTCTGGTGCTTACAGGATGCTGATTGTTCAAGAGGCCAGCGGTGTGTGCCCCACTTCAACTACTCGAGCAGGGCCAACTGTGAAAGTGATCGCCGTTGTGAGTAGCACTTCCCTCATTTCCTACGCGTACGTCCGACACGCAAGGCCCAAAGCCAACTTCTTGAATCTTACCTCGTTTTCAGGTATCGCTGTTTCTTCTACGTCTTGCTCGGTAAGCATTCCTACTTTTCTACTCGAAGCCTCGAATTGTTACCTGAAAGAATGCCTGGAATTGTTATTACTTATTGGCGTTCTGTATGACCACATCCGCTgtgttaacgcgacagcgttaaggagctcgtgtcgcaggaaagccggtgtcgtcggtggcgttggccgcgAGCGAAACATctcggaaggcaattcataaataaaaacttgcaagatgggctgagtgggaatcgaaccagggtctccggagtgtgagacggagacgctaccactcagtcatgagtttttttgtttttttttattgccggcTTCGACATACACAAAGaatacagaaaaaggaaaaatatgttaacaaggattttgctggcactacatatcaaaattttttcaatgctgcaagtttatctagcatgtcaatccatgtaggttgttcagggagtgcccgatggacatccctgaaccgtactacagattcaatgaagtgatcacgtgtaggtcgcgaattgacgtcagcattgttgaactgcgctctagctttccacaaactgtggaggcccaggaaCATTATAGCGTCATATAGAAAAGCCTCCGTTTCTACCGGTAAGTATCTTATTCCATGTGGATCTAAAGGTAACTCTTTTTTTTAAAGTCCTTTCTAGCACATCCCAGAAAAAGATGGGATCCCAGCAATCTAGAAacgcatgctctatcgtttcaGGTTTCTTGCATAAGAAGCAGTTAATGGACCACGGGACAAAAATACCCCTGGTATGCATCCATGTTTTAAGTGATAATGTGTTAGTGTGTAGTTTAAAGAAAAAGGTTTTAACCGAAGGGTGTACTGGCATTCTTTTAACCCTTTTGAGGACGtctcctgggcctccacggttAGACATACGGTAAATCGGTACAGGGAGCATAGTGTCAATTAGGTCCTTATACAGTTTTTCCTAGTAATATTGGCGAGATACTGCACAGAAAACCGCACATGCAACATTCTGTACGCAAGCACGACTTCTCGCAGGTAACCTTTAAcggaaccatgcattgcttcacaCGAGCATACAACAAATCCTGGAAGGTGACGACATAAAAGCACTTGCATGACTGTACGAAGGAACACATCATTCTGGTCGCGAAGGTACATAAAGCGTGACACAACTTGTCCACTCaaccatgagttcgatggttcaaagcgagaCAAAAGCGACTCTAGTGGatgcggtgttgtcttagaaacgtaccgtagaaagttgtactgcggtgtatatccgtgattatgagcatgtaaattataGAAGTAGCAGTTAAGCgtgtagcgaagtacgtttccgctacatttcttctgcgcttcgcgcacatgcagagccatcttgcggcaaacacggaagaccccctcctcgcaatgtacggcgctgccccgacaggtggcgcgccactcgcccgcttcaccccttcgtctcgtttgagagcattggggccgtgcggggaccgttgcgaggatgccccaatacccttgcgtttaataagttttctcgctctctccccttccaacttcctgCGTGCgccactcgaaccctcgtgtttaggcgacgcggctcccctttccgctcacagcgcgattcctaggtgcagcgtccgatgcgggacgcctctgacgtgatcgctgcgctgtagcgcatctggtgggaaagcgtcttCTGttatgtgtgccgtgctgctggcgaggagtcatgcctctgcgtggtgctcccaagcgagatagaggacgatcacatcgaggcgtcagccccacgATCGCGTCCGCCATCAATGCGTGTCACGGCCCGGCTGTCCgggccgatcacgacgtttggctcgcgtagatcgtttctccctccgagacaccgagttctttggttcgttccgcttgctcaggcgcgcgcttcgtctttgtgtgactcgagagcatgccgagcgaatgagtgggcggtgcgaacggggtgcgataacgctattgtGTTCCActattgaaggcgaagcttaagcggcctCCAATTTTTCCCCCTGACATTGCTTACTAGTTCTACAAGCGGTtcttcccgccccccccccccaccagctCCCCCGACATTTGTAACTGCGGGATCTCATTGCTACTTCTATTTCATGAAGTTTCTGCTAACTCAAAATTGGTCatgaaatggggtttattgcagctcgttcgGGGGATCGCAAGTAACTCTTGAtcccgagctcgggtctcgcgctGCAGCAGTGCCAGTCCGCACAGCACCGCATGCATATCGCCCACTACAGTCAATACATCTCGAACCTAAGGCTGATGTGCCATTAGTCGTGTGAAATCAGACTTCATGTAACACAGCCACAATAACACTGACTTCGGAATACTTTAAGCCTTACGCCATGATTTATTTACGCTTTTTAAAATGCGTCTCCTGTGAACTAAACTACTTGAACGCATCCAAAACTCGCTTTCACCTTTCTTTTGGCTTCTTGCCAGTGTAGTCGTCACTGCATACCTTGCGCCATTTCATATTTCGCGTCAAGACCATTCAATGTAccactttctttcttcttgttctcAGTGCGAGTCTGGCTTCCAGTGCCGGCTTAAGGATTGCCCTTCGTCACCATACGAGTGTGAGTATCAATTATTTGGTCTTGCTCAACTGCTCACAGAAAAAGCTCATAACTGAAATTGCTGCGCTCCTGTATTCAGTCAGTGTTGAGGCACAGTATTTTCTCTGCGCTCCTAAACGCTTGAATTGTGACTTTCTTCTGTTTCATTCCACTTCTCAATATTGCCGACACCCGATATGTTCCAACTCGATATGATGTAACATAATACAAGCTTTTCTTTTCGTATTTTTTCGATCCTTTTGTAGGTTTGGTCTTGGAAAACCAAGGAAGCAGATGCGGTGGAAGAAATGTACGTAAACTGCAGCTTGTAATCTCGCCTAATTAGTAGTGAACTGCCTTGCCTCTGACGATATAGTGTCTGGTGCTTGTGACATTCTCTTTGATGTTAAAAAAACTGCAAATATACACCTATTGCAGCGAATGTCCGTGGCTAGGctcccgggatttcttcgtggcgtaacgtcgacagaaaactatcattaTCTACGGCTCATAGCCGCAAGATCAATGACATATGCCTCCCTAggacagaggctacaagcactcagacCGGACCTATTTTACAATATTTTTAATATTATTGTTACTGTTAGG from Dermacentor albipictus isolate Rhodes 1998 colony chromosome 7, USDA_Dalb.pri_finalv2, whole genome shotgun sequence includes the following:
- the LOC135912613 gene encoding uncharacterized protein, translated to MGSFHLMLAALAVLGCGVAVSAATCQSDADCSRGQRCVPHFNYSSRANCESDRRCIAVSSTSCSCESGFQCRLKDCPSSPYECLVLENQGSRCGGRNGPQCRPNQVCAYEKTGLACIKCPCYGTDRAVCVNKKPGVECGPNSIAQVNPDGSYVCDGCASATSVLTR